A DNA window from Haloferax volcanii DS2 contains the following coding sequences:
- a CDS encoding D-xylose 1-dehydrogenase yields MMFGILGTAGIGVKSVIPAVQASEHEAAAIASRDEARASAVADELGIPTAYGSYEALLADDSLDAVYIPLPNGLHADWVRAAADRGLHVLCEKPLTASADETAAVFDYCEDAGVTLMEAFMYRFHPLTERAAELVASELGAVVSVTSNFSFRLPDGADDIRIDPDLAGGSVMDVGCYAVSAARLFLGTPDRVYATTTDTRDCGVDTRMSGVLEYDSGATARVESSFDTPETQYYRVQTTDGRLEANPAFNVDPTAAAELTYATDGRVVTETFDPTDSYRREVEAFARAVETGETPRVDREESVSVMRTIDAIYESAETGAAVELD; encoded by the coding sequence ATGATGTTCGGCATCCTCGGCACGGCAGGCATCGGCGTCAAATCGGTCATCCCCGCGGTGCAGGCGAGCGAGCACGAGGCGGCCGCCATCGCGTCCCGCGACGAGGCGCGAGCGAGCGCCGTCGCCGACGAACTCGGCATCCCCACCGCCTACGGCAGCTACGAGGCGCTGTTGGCCGACGACTCCCTCGACGCGGTTTACATCCCGCTCCCCAACGGCCTCCACGCCGACTGGGTTCGCGCGGCCGCCGACCGCGGGCTGCACGTCCTCTGCGAGAAGCCGCTGACCGCCAGCGCCGACGAGACGGCCGCCGTCTTCGACTACTGCGAGGACGCGGGCGTCACGTTGATGGAGGCGTTCATGTACCGCTTCCACCCGCTGACCGAGCGGGCCGCGGAACTCGTCGCGTCTGAGCTCGGCGCGGTCGTCTCTGTCACGTCGAACTTCTCGTTCCGCCTGCCCGACGGGGCCGACGACATCCGCATCGACCCCGACCTCGCCGGCGGGAGCGTCATGGACGTGGGCTGCTACGCCGTCAGCGCGGCGCGACTCTTCCTCGGGACGCCCGACCGGGTGTACGCGACCACGACCGACACGCGCGACTGCGGCGTCGACACCCGGATGTCGGGCGTCTTGGAGTACGACTCCGGCGCGACCGCCCGCGTCGAATCGTCGTTCGACACGCCCGAGACGCAGTACTACCGCGTCCAGACCACCGACGGCCGGCTGGAGGCGAACCCCGCGTTCAACGTCGACCCGACGGCCGCGGCCGAACTCACTTACGCGACCGACGGCCGCGTCGTCACGGAGACGTTCGACCCGACAGACAGCTACCGCCGCGAGGTCGAGGCGTTCGCCCGCGCCGTCGAGACCGGCGAGACGCCGCGCGTCGACCGCGAGGAATCCGTGTCGGTCATGCGGACCATCGACGCGATTTACGAGAGCGCCGAGACCGGGGCCGCAGTCGAGCTGGACTGA
- the xacC gene encoding pentonolactonase XacC, which yields MTVTRVVDTSCRLGEGPVWHPDEKRLYWVDIESGRLHRYDPETGAHDCPVETSVIAGVTIQRDGSLLAFMDRGRVGRVVDGDRRESARIVDSPTRFNDVIADPAGRVFCGTMPSDTAGGRLFRLDTDGTVTTVETGVGIPNGMGFTRDRERFYFTETEARTVYRYAYDEETGAVSARERFVESPETPGLPDGMTVDSAGHIWSARWEGGCVVEYDADGTELGRFDVPTEKVTSVAFGGPDLDSLYVTTAGGDGDGSAGEGDESTGDAAGALFRLDVAATGRPEFRSDVRLG from the coding sequence CGGTCTGGCACCCCGACGAGAAGCGGCTGTACTGGGTAGACATCGAATCCGGGCGACTCCACCGCTACGACCCCGAGACCGGAGCGCACGACTGTCCGGTCGAAACGTCGGTCATCGCCGGCGTGACGATACAGCGCGACGGGTCGCTCCTAGCGTTCATGGACCGCGGTCGCGTCGGGCGCGTCGTCGACGGCGACCGCCGGGAAAGCGCGCGAATCGTCGACTCACCGACCCGGTTCAACGACGTCATCGCCGACCCCGCCGGGCGGGTGTTCTGCGGGACGATGCCGTCAGATACGGCGGGCGGGCGGCTGTTCCGCCTCGACACCGACGGAACGGTGACGACGGTCGAAACCGGCGTCGGAATCCCCAACGGGATGGGATTCACCCGCGACCGCGAGCGATTCTACTTCACGGAAACCGAGGCGCGCACCGTCTATCGGTACGCCTACGACGAAGAGACGGGAGCCGTCTCGGCCCGCGAGCGGTTCGTCGAATCGCCGGAGACGCCGGGGCTACCGGACGGGATGACGGTCGATTCGGCGGGGCACATCTGGTCGGCCCGCTGGGAGGGCGGCTGTGTGGTCGAGTACGACGCCGACGGCACCGAACTCGGCCGGTTCGACGTGCCGACGGAGAAGGTGACGAGCGTCGCCTTCGGCGGGCCGGACCTCGATTCGCTCTACGTGACGACCGCCGGCGGCGACGGGGACGGGAGCGCTGGCGAGGGCGACGAGAGCACCGGCGACGCTGCGGGCGCGCTGTTCCGCCTCGACGTGGCGGCGACCGGGCGGCCCGAGTTCCGCTCCGACGTTCGGTTGGGGTGA